The following proteins are co-located in the Acidobacteriota bacterium genome:
- a CDS encoding sulfatase has product MSSRYRPTRGALRRAVLLSALLLLCALSCTPPAARWSVLLVTFDTTRADHLGAYGHQAARTPVLDRLAAEGVLFEQALAPVPITLPSHSSLMTGKVPPAHGVRDNGLFVLGEEQVTLAERLRGAGYRTAAAIGAYPLLARFGIAQGFELFDDHLGTPYEDLYGQRVLPKERLFFDERPAARVNAAALPWLEDHADEPFFLWLHYFDPHHPHEPPAPYDQLFAHDLYDGEIAYADESLGKVIEHLERLGVADRTVVVMTSDHGEGRGEHEETTHSLLTYQSTLHVPLIVRWPEGPRGRRIGNRVSTIDVLPTVLDLLDLEVPEDIQGQSLLPLLDDEKEGHDRRRELYAETLSPRLSRGWGELRSLVVDGKKYIHGPRPELFDLDGDPRELDDLIDRQPELAAALRGRLERYLERHAARDLDSSVAVDEETVRRLQALGYLQSAGSRVGAVDER; this is encoded by the coding sequence ATGAGCTCGCGGTATCGACCGACCCGCGGCGCGCTTCGGCGCGCCGTTTTGCTTTCGGCCCTGCTCCTCCTTTGTGCTCTCTCCTGCACGCCTCCGGCGGCGCGCTGGAGCGTATTGCTGGTGACCTTCGACACCACCCGCGCCGACCACCTGGGTGCCTACGGCCACCAAGCGGCGCGCACCCCGGTGCTCGATCGTCTGGCGGCCGAAGGGGTGCTCTTCGAGCAGGCGTTGGCGCCGGTGCCGATCACCCTGCCGTCCCACTCCAGCTTGATGACCGGCAAGGTGCCGCCAGCCCACGGGGTGCGCGACAACGGCCTGTTCGTGCTCGGTGAGGAGCAGGTCACGCTGGCGGAGCGGCTGCGGGGCGCCGGCTACCGCACCGCCGCCGCCATTGGCGCCTATCCGCTGCTGGCTCGCTTCGGAATCGCTCAGGGCTTCGAGCTCTTCGACGACCATCTCGGCACTCCCTACGAGGACCTCTACGGCCAGCGGGTACTGCCCAAAGAGCGGCTGTTCTTCGACGAGCGCCCGGCAGCGCGGGTCAACGCCGCCGCGCTGCCCTGGCTCGAAGACCACGCCGACGAGCCTTTCTTCCTCTGGCTCCACTACTTCGACCCCCACCATCCCCACGAACCGCCGGCGCCCTACGACCAGCTCTTCGCCCACGACCTCTATGACGGCGAGATCGCCTACGCGGACGAGAGCCTGGGCAAGGTGATCGAACACCTCGAGCGCCTCGGAGTGGCGGATCGCACGGTGGTCGTGATGACCTCCGATCACGGCGAGGGCCGCGGCGAGCACGAGGAGACGACCCACTCGTTGCTGACCTATCAGTCGACCCTCCACGTACCGTTGATCGTGCGCTGGCCCGAGGGACCCCGCGGTCGGCGGATCGGCAACCGGGTATCGACCATCGACGTCCTGCCGACGGTGCTCGACCTCCTCGACCTCGAGGTGCCCGAAGACATCCAAGGACAAAGCCTCCTGCCGCTGCTGGACGACGAGAAGGAAGGCCATGACCGACGGCGCGAGCTCTACGCCGAGACCCTTTCGCCGCGCCTCAGCCGAGGCTGGGGGGAGCTGCGCAGTCTGGTGGTGGACGGCAAGAAGTACATCCACGGCCCGCGGCCAGAGCTCTTCGACCTCGACGGCGATCCGCGGGAGCTCGACGACCTGATCGACCGCCAGCCGGAGCTGGCGGCGGCGCTGCGCGGTCGCCTGGAGCGCTACCTCGAGCGCCACGCGGCCCGCGACCTCGACAGCTCGGTGGCGGTGGACGAGGAGACGGTCCGGCGCCTGCAGGCCCTCGGCTACCTGCAGAGTGCCGGCAGCCGCGTCGGCGCCGTCGACGAGCGG